A stretch of the Clostridiales bacterium genome encodes the following:
- a CDS encoding NUDIX domain-containing protein: MSHCQVCGTLLENRELEHEGIVPFCPRCREFRFPMYNVAVSMIVINKENRKTLLVRQYGKDFYRLVAGYVNRTEPLEHAVARELKEETGMTAVRIRFNRTQFFEPSNTLMCNFTAFVKDDSEFSPNYEIDSWAWFSFNEARKNVNPEILAGRFLNACLDDLESSGEYPARKT; this comes from the coding sequence GTTTGCGGAACCCTGCTGGAAAACCGGGAACTGGAGCATGAGGGGATTGTCCCCTTCTGTCCCCGGTGCAGGGAATTCCGCTTTCCCATGTACAATGTTGCCGTCAGCATGATCGTCATCAACAAGGAAAACCGCAAAACCCTGCTGGTCAGGCAGTACGGAAAGGATTTCTACCGGCTGGTCGCCGGCTATGTCAACCGCACCGAGCCGCTGGAGCACGCCGTCGCCCGGGAACTGAAGGAGGAAACCGGCATGACCGCCGTCCGGATCCGGTTCAACCGGACGCAGTTTTTCGAGCCGTCCAATACGCTGATGTGCAATTTCACCGCCTTCGTGAAGGATGACAGCGAGTTCAGCCCCAACTATGAGATCGATTCATGGGCCTGGTTTTCTTTCAATGAAGCCCGGAAAAACGTCAATCCGGAAATCCTGGCCGGGCGTTTCCTGAACGCCTGCCTGGATGACCTGGAATCATCCGGCGAATATCCCGCCAGAAAAACCTGA